The window GGGAAAtacctttcttgttttggtaTCAACATTGGAGGAAAGGCGGAGCCAAGTAGAAAATAGGAGCTACATCAATGTAGAATAGCTATTCAATAAAACTTCAACCATATTCTGCATTAACTGGAAGCATAAAGCAGCAAGCGTTTCTAGTGGGAAAtacctttcttgttttggtaTCAACATTGGAGGAAAGGCGGAGCCAAGTAGAAAATAGGAGCTACATCAATGTAGAATAGCTATTCAATAAAACTTCAACCATATTCTGCATTAACTGGAAGCATAAAGCAGCAAGCGTTTCTAGTGGGAAAtacctttcttgttttggtaTCAACATTGGAGGAAAGGCGGAGCCAAGTAGAAAATAGGAGCTACATCAATGTAGAATAGCTATTCAATAAAACTTCAACCATATTCTGCATTAACTGGAAGCATAAAGCAGCAAGCGTTTCTAGTGGGAAAtacctttcttgttttggtaTCAACATTGGAGGAAAGGCGGAGCCAAGTAGAAAATAGGAGCTACATCAATGTAGAATAGCTATTCAATAAAACTTCAACCATATTCTGCATTAACTGGAAGCATAAAGCAGCAAGCGTTTCTAGTGGGAAAtacctttcttgttttggtaTCAACATTGGAGGAAAGGCGGAGCCAAGTAGAAAATAGGAGCTACATCAATGTAGAATAGCTATTCAATAAAACTTCAACCATATTCTGCATTAACTGGAAGCATAAAGCAGCAAGCGTTTCTAGTGGGAAAtacctttcttgttttggtaTCAACATTGGAGGAAAGGCGGAGCCAAGTAGAAAATAGGAGCTACATCAATGTAGAATAGCTATTCAATAAAACTTCAACCATATTCTGCATTAACTGGAAGCATAAAGCAGCAAGCGTTTCTAGTGGGAAAtacctttcttgttttggtaTCAACATTGGAGGAAAGGCGGAGCCAAGTAGAAAATAGGAGCTACATCAATGTAGAATAGCTATTCAATAAAACTTCAACCATATTCTGCATTAACTGGAAGCATAAAGCAGCAAGCGTTTCTAGTGGGAAAtacctttcttgttttggtaTCAACATTGGAGGAAAGGCGGAGCCAAGTAGAAAATAGGAGCTACATCAATGTAGAATAGCTATTCAATAAAACTTCAACCATATTCTGCATTAACTGGAAGCATAAAGCAGCAAGCGTTTCTAGTGGGAAAtacctttcttgttttggtaTCAACATTGGAGGAAAGGCGGAGCCAAGTAGAAAATAGGAGCTACATCAATGTAGAATAGCTATTCAATAAAACTTCAACCATATTCTGCATTAACTGGAAGCATAAAGCAGCAAGCGTTTCTAGTGGGAAATACCTTTCTGTGTTTTGGTATCAACATTGGGAGGAAAGGCGGAGCCCAAGTAGAAAATGAGGAGCTACATCAATGTAGAATAGCTATTCAATAAAACTTCAACCATGATTCTGCATTAACTGGAAGCATAAAGCAGCAAGCGTTTCTAGTGGGAAAtacctttcttgttttggtaTCAACATTGGAGGAAAGGCGGAGCCAAGTAGAAAATAGGAGCTACATCAATGTAGAATAGCTATTCAATAAAACTTCAACCATATTCTGCATTAACTGGAAGCATAAAGCAGCAAGCGTTTCTAGTGGGAAAtacctttcttgttttggtaTCAACATTGGAGGAAAGGCGGAGCCAAGTAGAAAATAGGAGCTACATCAATGTAGAATAGCTATTCAATAAAACTTCAACCATATTCTGCATTAACTGGAAGCATAAAGCAGCAAGCGTTTCTAGTGGGAAAtacctttcttgttttggtaTCAACATTGGAGGAAAGGCGGAGCCAAGTAGAAAATAGGAGCTACATCAATGTAGAATAGCTATTCAATAAAACTTCAACCATATTCTGCATTAACTGGAAGCATAAAGCAGCAAGCGTTTCTAGTGGGAAAtacctttcttgttttggtaTCAACATTGGAGGAAAGGCGGAGCCAAGTAGAAAATAGGAGCTACATCAATGTAGAATAGCTATTCAATAAAACTTCAACCATATTCTGCATTAACTGGAAGCATAAAGCAGCAAGCGTTTCTAGTGGGAAAtacctttcttgttttggtaTCAACATTGGAGGAAAGGCGGAGCCAAGTAGAAAATAGGAGCTACATCAATGTAGAATAGCTATTCAATAAAACTTCAACCATATTCTGCATTAACTGGAAGCATAAAGCAGCAAGCGTTTCTAGTGGGAAAtacctttcttgttttggtaTCAACATTGGAGGAAAGGCGGAGCCAAGTAGAAAATAGGAGCTACATCAATGTAGAATAGCTATTCAATAAAACTTCAACCATATTCTGCATTAACTGGAAGCATAAAGCAGCAAGCGTTTCTAGTGGGAAAtacctttcttgttttggtaTCAACATTGGAGGAAAGGCGGAGCCAAGTAGAAAATAGGAGCTACATCAATGTAGAATAGCTATTCAATAAAACTTCAACCATATTCTGCATTAACTGGAAGCATAAAGCAGCAAGCGTTTCTAGTGGGAAAtacctttcttgttttggtaTCAACATTGGAGGAAAGGCGGAGCCAAGTAGAAAATAGGAGCTACATCAATGTAGAATAGCTATTCAATAAAACTTCAACCATATTCTGCATTAACTGGAAGCATAAAGCAGCAAGCGTTTCTAGTGGGAAAtacctttcttgttttggtaTCAACATTGGAGGAAAGGCGGAGCCAAGTAGAAAATAGGAGCTACATCAATGTAGAATAGCTATTCAATAAAACTTCAACCATATTCTGCATTAACTGGAAGCATAAAGCAGCAAGCGTTTCTAGTGGGAAAtacctttcttgttttggtaTCAACATTGGAGGAAAGGCGGAGCCAAGTAGAAAATAGGAGCTACATCAATGTAGAATAGCTATTCAATAAAACTTCAACCATATTCTGCATTAACTGGAAGCATAAAGCAGCAAGCGTTTCTAGTGGGAAAtacctttcttgttttggtaTCAACATTGGAGGAAAGGCGGAGCCAAGTAGAAAATAGGAGCTACATCAATGTAGAATAGCTATTCAATAAAACTTCAACCATATTCTGCATTAACTGGAAGCATAAAGCAGCAAGCGTTTCTAGTGGGAAAtacctttcttgttttggtaTCAACATTGGAGGAAAGGCGGAGCCAAGTAGAAAATAGGAGCTACATCAATGTAGAATAGCTATTCAATAAAACTTCAACCATATTCTGCATTAACTGGAAGCATAAAGCAGCAAGCGTTTCTAGTGGGAAAtacctttcttgttttggtaTCAACATTGGAGGAAAGGCGGAGCCAAGTAGAAAATAGGAGCTACATCAATGTAGAA of the Cucumis sativus cultivar 9930 chromosome 3, Cucumber_9930_V3, whole genome shotgun sequence genome contains:
- the LOC116402575 gene encoding uncharacterized protein LOC116402575 isoform X1 codes for the protein MLIPKQESSYFLLGSAFPPMLIPKQESSYFLLGSAFPPMLIPKQESSYFLLGSAFPPMLIPKQESSYFLLGSAFPPMLIPKQESSYFLLGSAFPPMLIPKQESSYFLLGSAFPPMLIPKQESSYFLLGSAFPPMLIPKQESSYFLLGSAFPPMLIPKQESSYFLLGSAFPPMLIPKQESSYFLLGSAFPPMLIPKQESSYFLLGSAFPPMLIPKQESSYFLLGSAFPPMFDTKTRKLLFSTWLRLSSNVDTKNKKAPIFYLAPPFLQC